The window GCTGGCGGGCCACCCTGGTCTCGTACTTCTTCAACGACAGGCGCCAGGCGATGCTGAACCTGGTGTCTTCGCGGGAGATAGACGTCTTTTTCGAGAACCGCGCACTCGGCATGAGCATGGAGTACGGACTGAAGCAGAGCCTTCCGCCTATCAAGGAGCGGTTCGTCGCCCTGCTCGATCGGGACCGCATCGACGGGGAGACGGTCTACCTGCAGATCGTGCTCCTTGACGAGAAGGGCGATCTCCTGGTCATAGCCTCCGCGCCTCACGGGAACATAACACTCCCCAGAGACATAAAGCAGCTGAGAGAGCCGGGTTATCGGAGCAGTGCCGTGATCGCCGATGACCGCAGCAACGCGATTCTGATTTCCACCGCCTATTTCTTTAAGGGACGTTACTCAGGCCAGATCATCGCGTGGATCAATCCCGACTATATCGATCACCACGTCATTATTCCCCCGGGCACGTCTGAGCGGAAATCGATTCTTGCGGAGTACTCGAAGGGGATATCATTTCCCTCCGTATCATGGCCTATCGTCGATGTCATGGAACGTTCGAAGGGTCTGCCGATCTGGTTCGAAGGAAAGGGACCCGGGAGAACCCGGCGGAGCATGATCGGGCTCAGCATCCCGGTTCAGGACACTCCTTTCTCTCTTGTTACGGTCGCCCCCGCCGATGCCGTCCTGGGGAAGTTGGATCCGCGTGGGCTTCTGATAGGCATGGGGATCCTGGCGATTGTCATTATCAGCGGCGGGATCTACATTGTGAGGACCATGACGCGCTCCCTGCTGCTCAGAACCAAGCTCGACACGTCCCTGGAGCACGAACAGGAGGTGCGAGGGAAAAACCTTCAACTGGAGAAAGAGATTGCCGAGCGCAAGCGGGCAGAGGAGGCTGCTCGGAAGAGCGAAGAACAGTACCGGCAGTTATTCAACAGCAT of the Nitrospirota bacterium genome contains:
- a CDS encoding PAS domain S-box protein — encoded protein: MKIVKNSITGILIVVVILLAYVSFLLTTNYTSQTNLQHIILEQFRSENSWRATLVSYFFNDRRQAMLNLVSSREIDVFFENRALGMSMEYGLKQSLPPIKERFVALLDRDRIDGETVYLQIVLLDEKGDLLVIASAPHGNITLPRDIKQLREPGYRSSAVIADDRSNAILISTAYFFKGRYSGQIIAWINPDYIDHHVIIPPGTSERKSILAEYSKGISFPSVSWPIVDVMERSKGLPIWFEGKGPGRTRRSMIGLSIPVQDTPFSLVTVAPADAVLGKLDPRGLLIGMGILAIVIISGGIYIVRTMTRSLLLRTKLDTSLEHEQEVRGKNLQLEKEIAERKRAEEAARKSEEQYRQLFNSIRDAILITDNERIIVDCNPAVTALFGYTRNEIVGKQTDFLFAQHEQFIELGESVRRHSGNTPFIYPLIYRKKNGELFPGEVAISFFTDKNGETKGYIGLIKDITDRKRAEEERRALDEERQKSHKLEAIGTLAGGIAHDFNNLLQGVFGYISLAMMKIARKEEPLPLLEQAEKALHMS